Proteins from one Pseudomonas sp. KBS0710 genomic window:
- a CDS encoding patatin-like phospholipase family protein, whose protein sequence is MRPAEPVTGLILSGGGARAAYQVGVLAAIAELLPPGAPNPFPVIVGTSAGAINAVSLASGATDFTAAIQRLTAFWQGFRSHLVLRSDWPGVVHQASRFFIHSLLGFGAQVPVALLNSTPLRDLLNDKLHLHGIDEAIRNKHLHAVAVTAFGYESGQAVTFYQGGGKIDAWLRHRRIGVPTQLTVEHLLASSAIPLLFAPVKLDQEYFGDGAVRQSAPISPALHLGANRVLVVGVSGNPRGNEPSMQRTYTGQEPTLAQIGGHMLNSTFIDSLESDIELLERLNQFSHAAPGLAPVEVLVIAPSQPIDEIAARHRQELPAALRLFLRGPGATKTSGAGVLSYLLFEAGYCSELIELGRKDALAKREELSKFLGLTVN, encoded by the coding sequence ATGCGCCCAGCTGAACCGGTCACAGGCTTGATTCTTTCCGGTGGCGGGGCGCGAGCGGCGTATCAGGTGGGAGTGCTGGCGGCGATTGCCGAGTTGCTGCCGCCGGGAGCGCCAAATCCTTTTCCGGTGATTGTCGGCACCTCGGCCGGCGCGATCAATGCGGTGAGCCTGGCCAGTGGCGCCACGGATTTCACCGCCGCCATCCAGCGTCTCACAGCCTTCTGGCAGGGCTTTCGCAGCCATCTGGTATTGCGCAGCGATTGGCCAGGCGTGGTGCACCAGGCCAGCCGGTTCTTTATCCATAGCCTGCTGGGTTTCGGCGCTCAGGTGCCGGTGGCGCTGCTCAACAGTACGCCACTGCGTGACCTGCTCAATGACAAGCTGCACCTGCACGGCATCGACGAGGCGATCCGCAACAAGCATTTGCATGCCGTTGCGGTCACGGCCTTTGGCTACGAGTCCGGGCAAGCGGTGACCTTCTATCAGGGCGGCGGCAAGATCGATGCCTGGCTGCGCCATCGGCGTATCGGTGTGCCGACCCAACTGACGGTTGAGCACTTGCTGGCAAGCTCTGCGATCCCTTTGCTGTTTGCGCCGGTCAAGCTCGATCAGGAATATTTTGGTGACGGTGCCGTGCGCCAATCCGCGCCCATCAGCCCGGCCTTGCACCTGGGTGCCAACCGCGTGCTGGTGGTGGGCGTGAGCGGCAACCCGCGCGGCAATGAACCTTCGATGCAGCGTACCTACACCGGCCAGGAGCCGACCTTGGCGCAGATTGGCGGGCATATGCTCAACAGTACGTTCATTGACAGCCTGGAAAGCGATATCGAGCTGTTGGAGCGTCTGAACCAATTCAGCCATGCTGCGCCTGGGCTGGCGCCGGTAGAGGTGCTGGTGATTGCGCCCAGCCAGCCGATCGATGAAATTGCGGCGCGGCATCGGCAGGAGTTGCCGGCGGCGTTGCGTCTGTTCTTGCGCGGCCCGGGGGCAACCAAGACCAGTGGGGCGGGGGTGTTGAGTTACTTGCTGTTTGAGGCGGGGTATTGCAGCGAGTTGATTGAACTGGGGCGCAAGGACGCACTTGCCAAGCGCGAGGAATTGTCCAAATTCCTTGGGCTGACAGTGAACTAA
- a CDS encoding outer membrane protein OmpK, translated as MKPMFKGLMLAGSLLAGGQAVAGDLLQWQNNSLTYLWGKNFTVNPQIQQTVTFEHADAWKYGDNFLFVDRIFYNGKEDGNVGPSTYYGEFSPRLSFGKIFDKDLSFGPIKDVLLAFTYEFGEGDNESYLLGPGFDLNIPGFDYFQLNFYQRQTEGNRPGDGVWQITPVWSYTIPVGNSNVLIDGFMDWVVDNDRNARGTYHANLHFNPQVKYDLGKALHWGEKQLYVGFEYDYWKNKYGIEDSGAFKTNQDTASFLVKYHF; from the coding sequence ATGAAACCTATGTTCAAAGGCCTGATGCTGGCAGGATCCCTGCTGGCCGGCGGCCAAGCCGTGGCAGGCGATTTGTTGCAGTGGCAGAACAACAGCCTGACGTACCTGTGGGGCAAGAACTTCACCGTTAACCCACAGATCCAGCAAACCGTCACCTTCGAGCACGCCGATGCGTGGAAGTACGGCGACAACTTCCTGTTCGTCGACCGCATCTTCTACAACGGCAAGGAAGACGGCAACGTCGGCCCAAGTACTTACTACGGCGAGTTCAGCCCACGCTTGTCGTTCGGCAAGATCTTCGACAAAGACCTCTCATTCGGCCCAATCAAAGATGTGCTGCTGGCCTTCACTTACGAGTTCGGCGAAGGCGATAACGAGTCGTACCTGCTAGGCCCGGGCTTTGACCTGAACATCCCTGGCTTCGACTACTTCCAGTTGAACTTCTACCAGCGCCAGACCGAAGGCAATCGCCCAGGCGATGGCGTGTGGCAGATCACGCCGGTGTGGTCGTACACCATTCCCGTCGGCAACTCCAACGTGCTGATCGACGGCTTTATGGACTGGGTGGTGGACAACGACAGGAACGCCCGTGGCACCTACCACGCCAACCTGCACTTCAACCCACAGGTCAAGTACGACTTGGGCAAGGCGCTGCATTGGGGCGAGAAGCAGCTGTATGTCGGCTTCGAATATGACTACTGGAAGAACAAGTACGGGATCGAAGATTCCGGCGCGTTCAAGACTAACCAGGACACGGCGAGCTTCCTGGTCAAGTATCACTTCTGA